A region of Maribacter algicola DNA encodes the following proteins:
- a CDS encoding response regulator, with product MSKIKLAIVDDNTFLARAIREKLVDFNELSIKHMVSNGSDLLARLEKNHNLDLVLMDIEMPVLDGIETVRIMKQKYPHIKVLMLTVFDNDENIFNAIQAGADGYLLKEIEGQKLYNAITETLGGGAAMSPSIAVKTLKLLRYPEKQESLSVQEDDVSLSTREKEVLEQLAEGLSYTVIANNLFLSPSTVRKHIENIYRKLQVHNKLEAVQKARRQSLI from the coding sequence ATGAGCAAAATAAAACTGGCTATTGTAGACGACAATACATTTTTGGCGCGGGCCATCCGTGAAAAACTGGTCGATTTTAATGAATTGAGCATCAAGCACATGGTCTCTAACGGTAGCGATTTACTGGCACGGTTGGAAAAAAACCATAATCTAGATTTGGTGCTCATGGACATAGAAATGCCCGTTTTAGATGGTATTGAAACGGTTAGGATAATGAAACAAAAATATCCTCATATTAAGGTTCTCATGCTTACCGTTTTTGATAATGACGAGAATATTTTTAATGCTATCCAGGCCGGTGCCGATGGGTATTTGCTCAAGGAAATTGAAGGACAAAAGTTGTACAATGCCATTACCGAGACTCTTGGGGGAGGTGCGGCGATGAGCCCTTCCATTGCGGTAAAGACGCTCAAATTATTACGATATCCGGAAAAACAAGAATCACTATCCGTACAGGAAGATGACGTTTCGTTAAGTACACGTGAAAAAGAAGTATTGGAACAACTGGCGGAAGGGTTAAGCTATACCGTGATTGCCAATAATCTCTTCCTATCCCCAAGTACTGTAAGGAAGCATATCGAGAATATTTACAGGAAGCTTCAGGTCCACAACAAGTTAGAGGCTGTTCAAAAGGCTAGAAGACAAAGCCTCATATAA
- a CDS encoding PEP/pyruvate-binding domain-containing protein — MKKYVLFFLTCFFWQSSILAQIRDNKGISELISKLKQDIRGPYKDIRWFCTDGSIRQPKDPCPDEIGPGWQHARYRDDVVELGKSNHIYFGQILAYTDPKDFWDADNNHARLKQYQLEQYLKSVDDGWILQKGQYYRGAVQAEDEESWGIDFYKGLLKEDENLTKNYFLIRQSLKDVPHSGDSNIAQKMRSESKVLSDEYVPFMELRIKIHGRPEPSDIQKVEQFVNKHQDKLTGTLNSQFKELLSTMREFHKPIDLGSLSKNSGNLQNSELKTVLNQFANNGNLATNPTELVREASDLLLKLREGILLETDPQVRLNLLDVSLKLEGLVFKNALNWKTNNLQSLLEKICHLGMASAGAGYLEEWEWNQLQGYLSNYESRTLSLAELTETLQQALSGVEWSASMVKANYDDVVKTYSGFEPLASGFIDDRIRGSVALHLGNAVGELGSFIASESSLTNKVMDLSNQSTIRGLNPGYAFGELVVIGGSSDDIEVSSDKIYVFQSPPSDLKPVAGIATVAEGNMVSHVQLLARNLAIPNAALSDENLQQLKKYDGQRVFFAVSNKGNVILKPEAQMSETEKSLFTKKERKDERIEVPVGQIRLDEKEVLDMRTVDVEDSGKLCGPKAANLGQLKKMFPDYVVEGLVIPFGIFREHMDQTMPGQTVSYWTFLNGVFTEADRMRSNSVEEKEVENYQLQQLEVLREAIKIMPLNAKFVEALKAGFKNVLGSEIGKVPVFLRSDTNMEDLKDFTGAGLNLTLFNVFEEEKILDGVRAVWASPYTERSFKWRQKYLLNPENVFPSILVIPSVDVDYSGVLITKGIVSGNEKDLTIAFSRGAGGAVDGQAAEQYLLKENGQNMLLAPARESYYNSLPKTGGTLKKSATFESPVLNPKNLKDIRGMATTIQERIPKETKSDYHGAYDVELGFKDDKLWLFQIRPFVENKKALSSDYLESITPKVELNKMISLSKNL, encoded by the coding sequence TTGAAAAAATATGTTTTATTTTTTTTAACGTGCTTTTTTTGGCAAAGTTCTATTCTAGCTCAAATAAGGGACAATAAGGGAATTTCAGAGCTAATATCTAAATTAAAGCAGGACATTCGCGGCCCCTACAAAGACATTCGTTGGTTCTGTACCGATGGGAGCATTCGCCAGCCGAAGGATCCTTGCCCTGATGAAATAGGCCCAGGCTGGCAACATGCCAGATATCGTGATGATGTTGTGGAGTTGGGCAAGTCAAACCATATTTATTTTGGTCAAATTCTTGCCTACACGGACCCAAAGGATTTTTGGGATGCTGATAATAACCATGCCCGTTTGAAACAATACCAGTTGGAGCAATACCTAAAAAGTGTTGATGATGGTTGGATTTTACAAAAAGGTCAGTACTACAGGGGTGCCGTTCAGGCTGAAGATGAAGAGTCTTGGGGTATCGACTTTTATAAAGGATTGTTGAAAGAGGATGAAAACCTTACGAAAAACTATTTTTTGATTCGGCAGTCGCTCAAAGATGTGCCACATAGCGGTGATAGCAACATTGCCCAAAAAATGAGAAGTGAGTCGAAAGTGCTGTCAGATGAATATGTGCCTTTTATGGAACTACGCATCAAAATTCATGGACGACCAGAACCTTCCGATATTCAAAAAGTGGAGCAGTTCGTAAATAAACATCAAGATAAATTGACCGGTACCTTGAACTCCCAGTTCAAGGAATTGCTTTCTACCATGCGTGAATTTCACAAGCCTATAGATTTGGGATCGCTTAGCAAAAATAGTGGTAACCTTCAAAATTCAGAACTGAAAACCGTCCTGAACCAATTTGCAAATAATGGCAATCTGGCTACTAATCCTACCGAATTGGTTCGTGAGGCTTCAGATTTACTTTTAAAGCTTAGGGAGGGAATTTTATTGGAGACCGATCCACAGGTTCGATTGAACCTTTTGGATGTTTCCCTAAAACTGGAAGGTTTGGTCTTCAAAAATGCATTGAATTGGAAAACCAATAACTTACAATCTCTCCTAGAGAAAATATGCCACTTAGGTATGGCTTCCGCTGGAGCTGGATATTTAGAGGAATGGGAATGGAATCAACTTCAGGGCTACCTTTCCAACTATGAATCTCGAACCCTTTCACTGGCCGAGTTGACAGAAACCCTGCAACAAGCGCTAAGTGGGGTGGAATGGAGTGCCAGCATGGTCAAGGCCAATTACGACGATGTTGTTAAAACCTACTCCGGCTTTGAGCCCTTGGCGTCCGGTTTTATCGATGACAGAATCAGGGGCTCCGTGGCCCTTCACTTGGGAAATGCCGTGGGGGAGCTTGGTAGTTTTATCGCTTCGGAATCCTCATTGACCAATAAAGTGATGGATTTGTCCAACCAAAGCACCATTCGCGGATTGAATCCCGGGTATGCATTTGGGGAGTTGGTAGTTATTGGAGGCAGTTCAGATGATATCGAAGTATCTTCGGATAAAATCTATGTGTTTCAAAGTCCCCCTTCCGACTTGAAGCCAGTGGCAGGAATTGCCACGGTAGCCGAAGGAAATATGGTTTCCCATGTGCAATTATTGGCCCGCAATTTGGCAATCCCCAATGCAGCACTTTCCGATGAAAACTTGCAACAACTCAAAAAGTATGACGGGCAACGGGTGTTCTTTGCCGTTTCTAACAAGGGAAATGTGATATTGAAACCCGAAGCGCAAATGAGTGAGACAGAAAAAAGCTTATTTACAAAAAAAGAACGGAAGGATGAACGCATTGAAGTGCCTGTCGGACAAATTCGTTTGGATGAAAAAGAGGTCTTGGATATGCGCACTGTTGATGTCGAAGATTCTGGAAAACTATGTGGCCCAAAAGCAGCAAATCTAGGGCAGTTGAAAAAAATGTTTCCAGATTATGTGGTTGAAGGGTTGGTCATTCCCTTTGGGATTTTTAGGGAACATATGGACCAGACCATGCCGGGGCAAACTGTAAGCTATTGGACTTTTCTAAACGGGGTGTTTACCGAAGCTGACCGAATGCGTTCAAATTCCGTAGAAGAAAAAGAGGTTGAAAACTACCAGTTACAGCAGTTGGAAGTACTTCGCGAAGCCATTAAAATAATGCCGCTGAATGCTAAATTCGTGGAAGCGTTAAAGGCAGGGTTTAAAAATGTCTTGGGTTCAGAAATAGGTAAAGTCCCGGTCTTCCTTAGGAGCGATACCAATATGGAAGATTTAAAGGATTTTACCGGAGCAGGACTCAATCTTACCCTTTTCAATGTGTTTGAAGAGGAGAAGATATTGGATGGAGTTCGTGCCGTCTGGGCTTCCCCTTATACGGAGCGTAGTTTCAAATGGAGACAAAAGTATTTGTTGAACCCAGAAAATGTATTTCCTTCCATTTTGGTGATTCCAAGTGTCGATGTTGATTATTCCGGAGTTTTGATTACTAAGGGAATCGTTTCGGGCAACGAAAAGGATTTAACTATTGCCTTTAGCCGTGGTGCAGGTGGTGCGGTGGATGGGCAGGCTGCCGAACAATACTTATTGAAGGAAAATGGCCAGAATATGTTGCTGGCACCTGCCCGTGAATCCTACTATAACAGCCTACCCAAAACTGGGGGAACCCTAAAAAAAAGCGCCACTTTTGAATCTCCCGTGCTCAACCCAAAGAATCTTAAAGATATTCGCGGTATGGCCACAACGATTCAAGAACGTATTCCAAAGGAAACAAAATCCGATTATCATGGGGCCTATGATGTTGAACTTGGTTTTAAGGATGATAAATTGTGGTTGTTTCAAATCCGTCCCTTTGTAGAAAACAAAAAGGCCCTGAGCTCTGATTATTTGGAATCGATTACCCCAAAAGTGGAATTGAACAAAATGATTTCCTTATCAAAAAATCTATAG
- a CDS encoding tetratricopeptide repeat-containing sensor histidine kinase: MTTYYKFPITFLFFLIFSGQSILAQDFKREIKALKDTAQLKKGGDKVLALKDVGMKFRSINVDSARYYVDLAFKEAEALDDDYYRARIWMTYGILSWDTGRPKEALEYHMKARPILENSKEYYVLGSLYTNISNAYEALSEFDIAVDYQFKALENFIAGKDSLWIAGSYLNLGNRYKLVQEPDLSLEYYQKALDMYRKIGNDYFVAMSYNSLAAAYLEKKQFDKAFEYAKKSFEDYNTIGARLDTGYPLTNMALASWALGNFDDAELFYNRAIAIQEERGERLAQVSLKNDLANIYLEQGKTNRAENLALNTYQEADSIDYLPGIDVLAKTLSLIYEEKLDFKKAYVYHQKHKAARDSLYFAEKAREMFNLKAKYESEQKQNEILRQQKELAENELALKNRNNMLIGSGGLMVILLVLSFVLFREQKLKAKNFARETALQKAMAEARAQENLKEQRLRIARDLHDNIGSQLTYLTSITDAAKRGIDKGEVFLIEKLTQMKQFSLVTITELRDTIWAMNKDEISLEDIMERTRQLAATVHEATDDKVNVKIEGTPNNKVLNAFVGMNLFRIIQESVNNAVKHSESPQIVVSFKESENLVKLVIQDFGKGFDTARESTGNGLHIMRNRAEKASIDFNQKSVIGKGTKVTLTVRV; the protein is encoded by the coding sequence ATGACCACTTATTACAAATTTCCAATCACCTTTCTATTCTTTTTGATATTCTCAGGACAGTCAATTTTGGCACAGGATTTTAAAAGAGAAATCAAAGCACTAAAGGATACCGCCCAATTGAAGAAGGGCGGCGATAAAGTGTTGGCCCTTAAGGATGTCGGAATGAAGTTTCGATCCATAAATGTGGACAGTGCCAGATATTATGTCGACTTGGCTTTCAAGGAAGCAGAAGCATTGGATGATGATTATTACAGGGCAAGAATTTGGATGACCTACGGTATTCTTTCATGGGATACTGGCAGACCTAAAGAAGCATTGGAATATCACATGAAGGCTAGGCCCATTTTGGAAAATTCAAAGGAATACTATGTGTTGGGAAGTCTCTATACCAATATATCCAATGCCTATGAGGCCCTTTCTGAATTTGACATCGCTGTAGATTATCAGTTCAAAGCCTTGGAGAACTTTATTGCAGGGAAGGACAGTCTATGGATTGCAGGATCCTATTTGAATTTGGGAAACAGATACAAGCTGGTTCAAGAGCCTGACCTTTCACTGGAATATTACCAAAAGGCATTGGATATGTACAGGAAGATAGGAAACGATTATTTTGTGGCGATGTCCTATAATAGCTTGGCTGCGGCCTATCTTGAAAAAAAGCAGTTTGATAAAGCATTTGAATATGCCAAAAAATCATTTGAGGACTACAACACCATCGGAGCAAGATTGGATACAGGGTATCCGTTGACGAACATGGCCTTGGCAAGTTGGGCGCTTGGAAATTTTGATGATGCTGAACTTTTTTATAACCGGGCCATAGCCATTCAAGAGGAAAGGGGAGAACGTTTGGCACAGGTTTCCTTAAAAAACGATTTGGCCAATATCTATCTTGAACAGGGAAAAACCAATCGTGCCGAAAACTTAGCTTTGAACACATATCAAGAAGCAGATTCAATAGATTACCTTCCAGGTATTGATGTGCTTGCCAAAACGTTGTCCCTGATATATGAAGAAAAACTGGATTTCAAAAAGGCCTATGTTTATCATCAAAAACATAAGGCCGCTAGGGACAGTCTTTACTTTGCCGAAAAAGCGAGGGAAATGTTCAACCTAAAGGCAAAGTACGAGTCGGAGCAGAAGCAAAATGAGATTCTGCGCCAACAAAAAGAGTTGGCAGAAAATGAACTAGCTCTGAAAAACCGCAACAATATGCTGATTGGCAGTGGTGGTTTGATGGTGATACTTTTGGTATTAAGCTTTGTTCTATTTAGAGAACAAAAATTGAAAGCAAAGAACTTTGCTAGAGAAACCGCACTGCAAAAGGCGATGGCAGAGGCCCGAGCACAGGAAAACCTTAAGGAACAACGTTTACGTATTGCCCGAGATTTACATGACAATATTGGGTCGCAGCTCACCTACCTCACCTCAATAACCGATGCCGCAAAGCGCGGAATAGATAAAGGCGAAGTATTCTTAATAGAAAAGCTCACCCAAATGAAACAGTTTTCACTGGTTACCATCACCGAGCTTCGGGATACCATTTGGGCGATGAACAAGGACGAGATTAGTTTGGAAGACATTATGGAACGGACCCGGCAATTAGCGGCAACTGTACATGAGGCAACGGATGATAAAGTCAATGTAAAAATTGAGGGAACCCCCAACAATAAGGTGCTTAATGCGTTTGTTGGAATGAACCTGTTCCGGATTATTCAAGAATCCGTCAACAACGCGGTAAAACATTCGGAAAGCCCCCAGATAGTCGTATCGTTTAAGGAGTCTGAAAATCTGGTCAAACTCGTTATCCAAGATTTTGGCAAAGGATTCGATACAGCAAGAGAATCAACCGGAAACGGTCTCCATATAATGCGTAACAGAGCAGAAAAAGCGAGTATTGATTTTAACCAGAAAAGTGTTATCGGCAAAGGTACCAAGGTAACGTTGACTGTAAGGGTTTAA